The Argopecten irradians isolate NY chromosome 16, Ai_NY, whole genome shotgun sequence genome window below encodes:
- the LOC138310604 gene encoding nicotinamide N-methyltransferase-like translates to MADLKETRDYANFDPYWYVECNGIEEMEDDLDSLHRIFNECDIRGKRLLDIGTGPAIYTVISASNYVDEIFLSDYAPQNREYLTKWWKGEISYPKDIIDYVIEEENRHMTTKQREDEIREKVKGIYPIDIMSKQPLGFEINDNKFDVIVSGHCLDEVAQNITEFQRCIQNVSSVLNEGGFLIFSCDFGATYYQVGEYKFPGKSFTKDEVKQTVLDAGFSILSYIEISAIGDKYWDAEGYYYIVARKN, encoded by the exons ATGGCGGACCTTAAGGAAACACGTGACTACGCAAACTTTGACCCTTATTGGTACGTTGAATGCAACGGAATTGAGGAGATGGAAGATGACCTTGACAGTCTTCATAGAATTTTTAACGAAT GCGACATCCGTGGAAAGCGTCTCCTAGATATTGGAACTGGACCAGCGATTTATACGGTGATATCAGCAAGTAATTATGTAGACGAGATCTTCCTATCTGACTATGCTCCACAGAACCGCGAATATCTGACGAAATGGTGGAAAGGAGAAATATCTTACCCTAAGGATATCATCGATTACGTGATTGAGGAAGAAAATCGTCA CATGACTACAAAACAGAGAGAAGATGAAATAAGAGAAAAAGTAAAAGGGATTTATCCCATTGACATCATGTCGAAACAACCACTAGGATTTGAGATCAACGACAATAAATTTGATGTCATAGTTTCGGGACATTGCTTAGATGAAGTTGCACAAAATATTACTGAATTTCAACGTTGCATACAAAACGTCTCTAGTGTACTCAATGAAGGCGGGTTTTTAATTTTCTCTTGCGATTTCGGAGCAACTTATTACCAGGTGGGGGAATACAAGTTTCCCGGGAAGTCTTTTACGAAAGATGAAGTAAAGCAAACAGTGCTAGATGCCGGATTCAGTATATTGTCGTATATTGAAATATCTGCTATTGGTGATAAATACTGGGATGCTGAAGGGTATTATTACATTGTTGCGAGGAAAAATTAA